The DNA segment CAATTTACTATAGCCACATTAATGACCCCAGGTGAGATCGGCAGAACTGCCTGACTTATCCTAGACCAAATGACTGCCATGTTTTGGGCTGCCCTATGGAGAAACTTATGTCAAGGAAGTGACGTCTCTGGTTAAGACTCAACAAAGACCTGAGGCCTGCCAAGAGCCAAATGAGTGAGCCTGGAAGCAGAGTGACCCCCAGTCTAGCCTCAAGATGACTGTAGCCTTCTGAGACCCTAAGACCCTAGCTGGAAGACTCAACTAAATTGCTCCCAGGTTCCTGGCCCATAGAAACTGGGAGATAATGTttgctgtggggcgcctgggtggctcagttggttaagggactgccttcagctcaggtcatgagcccagggtcctgggatcgagcccctcatcaggctccctgctcctcagggagcctgcttctccctctgcctctgcctgccgctccccctgcttgtgctttctctgtcaaataaataacatctttaaaaaaaaaaaaatgtttgctgttttaggccactaagttttggagcaGTTTGTTATGCAATAATAGGTAACTAatacaagagagaaaagaggaggaaaagattaTGGAAGAGGAGGAATTAGGACAAGGGACAGAGGGCTGAGCCAGGGAGTAAGATCAGTTTGGCTTTTCCTTCAAGTCTCCCTGCAGAAACATGTACATCCATACCCTGCATGGCCTTCAGCAACTCCTCAGAGAAGTCCTCCTTATAATCAAACCTGCTATGGCACCCAGCTTCTAGGCCATCTCAATTTTCTTCTTGGGGCTCGTGGTCACCAGGGAGATGGCTCAGAACAGTCTGGTCAACTGAATGGCAGCTGTGCCCACATCCCCAGTGCTGGGAGGGATGGGCACTGTCACCCCTCTTGTATACCTCCCGTGGAGAGAATCCAAGTTAGAATACCCCAAGCCAGCAAAGGCACGGGAGAGGGAAGGTATAGGGTTAGCTTTGGAAAGATAAACTATCTAGTGCACTGAGGGTGTAATGAGAGACAAGCCAAAGGTCATGTTGGGCCTGGGTCACAGAAGTGTGAGGAGCCCTCCAGAGCTTCAAAGCACCGGGAGCCTTGATCGGGGCTGGGTTTGTGCGACTCAATCCAGCAGACAAAGTGAGGGTTCAGGCTCAGAACTGCTCCAAAGGGTTGTCCTGAGCCAAGAGTCTAGGGAGCTCCTGGGACAGACAGCAGCCAGGACAGATGTCTGGGCTGCTCTGATCCCTCTTTGTGTAAGATAAATGGAACAAGAGTGTCTCCTCCACCGCCTGTGAAGGACCTAGCAGAAGGACTGAAGGGCAGTTTCCTCCCCTCTGGGATGGGAACAAGCAGCTGGACCTGCTCTGAGAAACCTGGTTCTGCCCCACATCGGTCCTAAAAATTGTCCAGTTGTCTCCATGGAGGACAGGTCCCATCAACATTGGGATTAGAGGCTGGAGGAGGTCAGGACATCAGTGAGGGCCTCAGTCAGAGGCCTGAGTTGGTGTCAGCAGTTAGCTCTGGGTGacagggcagggctggcaggTCTCCAGGCATTGAGGGTCTTCCTCACGCATGCAGCGTAGCATCTGGAAAGCAGTGAGCCAGGCCTCCAGGATGGCTGCAGCCTAGGGAAGGGTCAGTCCTGCCATGATGGGCATGGGCACGAGGAGCCTTTCAGGGACAGTGACACACTGAGCCTGGCTCCTGCCAGGCAGCACAACCATGGCTGGGTCCCTGACCTCCCAGTGCCCCTGGCAGGTGGGCTCTAGCTCTGCCCATTGTCTAGATGTCTAGAGTCCCAAAATGCTGCTGGCCTCTGGGGGCTGGGAATACTGGCCTTGTCTCTGCAGAGAGAGGGGCACATTGGTAAGTGGGTCTGCTGAGAGTGGCCCAGGGTCCAATGTCAGTCCTCTTTGTTGCTGGAGGCAGATGGCCACCCCACAAAACAGATTGCTtttctagagtttttttttttttaattttttattttttttatttttatttatttgagagagagagaatgagggatagagagcacgagagggaagagggtcagagggagaagcagactccctgctgagcagggagcccgatgtgggactcgatcccgggactccaggatcatgacctgagccgaaggcagtcgcttaaccaactgagccacccaggcgccctctagagtttttttttttttaagattttatttatttattagagagagcgtgagcatgagcaggggggaggggcagaggcagagggagaagcagactgcacactgagcagggagccccacgcggggctggatcccagcaccctgggatcatgacctgagctgaaggcagatgcttaatgactgagccccccaggcaccaacaagttgcttttctttctttctttcttttcttccttccttccttccttcctttctttctctttttctttttctttttctttttttctttctttctttctctttctttctttctttctttttgtttttctttctttctttctttctttctttctctctctctctctctctctccctctctctttctttctttaagatttttattcatttgagacagagagatacagagagagagcatgagcagggggagaggcagagggagagggagaaacagacttcctgctcaggagggagcccgatgtagggctccatcccaggaccctgagatcatgacctaagcagaaggcagacgcttaactgagcccccccaggcacccccaacagGTTGCTTTTCTTAAAGCATATCCTGCTCCAGTTCCCTCTCAAGATCCAAATTTTGGGATTGAGTGGTAACTTTTGCAGTGGCAGTATTTCATGATCCCCCACATCTCTGGCCTCTAAAGACTCTCCGCAAAGGTTTACATTTGAACAGAACAAACGAGATCTTCTGCGTTAGGAATGGGGCGCAGGCACTGATCTGAGGTGTAGTTGCTGCTGCTGTAAGTTAAATGGGCCTGGGGGCCTAGAACAATCTCTTCCAGAGGTCCAGCGGGGTCCCGGCCCCTTCAGAGGCTTTTGCACAGTGCTGCTGAGTCACCTTGAGGCAACAGCTACTCTGGTGACCAAGCCCACGCGTTGGCAGCCCAGCAGCTCAGCGATGACCCGCGGTTCCGGAGCCCAGCAGCTCAGCGATGACCCACGGTTCTGGAGCAGAGCAAGGGTTGACACTTTTCCCTGGAGGAGCTGGGGCAGCTGGAGTCTGGGTTGTTCATGGTAGCTTTCGTGCCTGCAGGACTTTCTCTGGGCtatttctcccctctctccatGGGCACTTCCCCCTGAGGTTGATGGGGCAAATCCCAAGAGCAGGGACTTAGGAGAGCTCTGGGAGAGAGGGCTTGGAGTCAGCCTGGTGGGGTCCTCTGCCCCCGTTTTCTGGGGACTGCTTCTTTGGCTACCTGCCTCCGCCATCTTCCTGGGCACGAATCCATGTGACTCAACGTCCAAGGCACTGCTTGCTCTGGGCAGTGATCTTCACACTTTATTCTCAAATAGACAAAACGTTTTCAAAAACTGTCTGTCCCCTCTCACATTTTAAAGTTGATATCTAGGGGCGTGTGGGCGGCTctgtcagttaggcgtctgccttcggcttcaggtcatgataccggggtggctccttgctcagcggggagtctgcttctccctctcactctccctctgtgccccctctctctctctctctcaataaataaaaaatcttaaaaaaataataaaattaatatctaaaatatttaatctcAAATTTAAATAGTGCAAAAGATACGATTTCTGGTCATAAAtactaacattttaaaactgttatatcaggcttttattttttttaaagattttatttttttttaattttatttatttatttcacagagagagcaagcacaagcagggggagtggcaggcagagggagaagcaggcttcctacagagcgaagggagccagatgtgggacttgatcccaggaccccgggattgtgacctgagcggaaggtagtcgcttaaccaactgagccacccaggtgcccctatatcaggttttttttttttttaagattttatttatttatttgacagagacacagcgagagagggaacacaagcagggggagtgggagggggagaagcaggcttcccgcagagcagggaggccagtgtggggcttgatcctgggatcatgacctgagctgaaggcagacgcttaataactgagccacccaggcgcccctatgtcaGGCTTTTAAATGTATCAAGTAGAATCTGGATTTCAGAGAAATTTGATATTTATAATCATCCACTAAAAATGTGCAAAACAGTTCTTTAACAGttggaagttttaaaatgtcatttttcttctagTACTCATATTGtcattctatttttctcataGAATTATATACTGCTGTATTTTATGCTTTATTGATCATTTTTATCTGGAACAAAAATGTGTACAAAAACTgactctattttaaaatgttatttcctggggcgtctgggtggctcagatggttaagcgtctgccttcggctcaggtcatgatcccagggtcctggaatcgagtcccgcatcaggctccctgctccttgggagcctgcttctctctctgcctctctctctctgtctctcatgaataaataaataaaaagttaaaaaaaataaaataaaatgttatttcctgggtgcctgggtggctcagttggttgggcgactgccttcggctcaggtcatgatcctggagtcctgggatcgagtcccacatcgggctccctgctcagcagggagtctgcttctccctctgaccctcttccctctcgtgctctctatctctcattctctttcactcaaataaataagtaaaatctttgaaaaaaaatgttatttcctgtGACCACAGGGCTCtaaatgttgtttcatcttttatTATCATTACAATATCCTTGGTCCACAATTGatcaaaacattattttgaattttatattattttatattattttaaataaattatatattataaattatattttatattatttattttaaatattaataactatTGAACACGAAAAGTAAGATTTTATTGGAAAGATAGCTCTTAATGACCATTGGTGGGGTTGAATTTTTCCAAGTAATTATGTCTGTGGATGAATATTCCTCATTGCTAGAATGAGACTGGAATCAACATTAattctcttcctatttttcatttttatagacaaGCTCTGAGGAACCTAATTTGCATAAATtagatggggaaagaaaaatttcattataGGAATGTCAGCCAATTCTCTGAATACCTCTGTGTTATATGATTAAAAACTATATAATGATCTATCatcaaaaattgtttttagggtgcttgggtggctgagtaaattaagcgtctgcctttggctcaggtcatgatctcagggtcctgggatggagccctgcatcgggctccctgctccatgagaagcctgcttctccctctccctatctctctctctctcaagtaaataaataaagtcttaaaaaaaatatattttcgaTGATCTATTAGCTGGCAACTTAATTAGGtctttcttcagttttgttgAAAGCAAAGACTTGGGAACAACTCAACCTGTTAAGGATTTGTTATCCAGCCATAAGTGTCGTTAGGGTCTTAGATTCTGGGATCATACTAACAAAGCTTTGTGAAGATTTATCAAATGATTATCAATTATATCTGCTATTTTTTCACTTAGAGACACCTTGTTTAAATTGATATACTCACAAAGGATTCAGAaagtaaaagttaattttttttaaagattttatttatttatttaattgatagagagagacagacacacacacagcgagagagggaacacaaacagggggagtgggagagggagaagcaggtttcccgccgagtggggaacccgatgtggggctcgatcccaggaccctgggatcatgacctgagccgaaggcagtcgcttaaccaactgagccacccaggtgcccccaaaatgttaATTTCAATACACTTTTGctaagacaatttttaaaaatcaagtcctTCTACCTTATCAtatacttgaaaatatattttcattaacatCTGGAAGCTGCAGACTTAATTATGAAAAACATCTGTGACATTCTTACTGGCAAAGCCAGTCCTCATTGTTAAATAATCAGCCAAATAAAATTACTTCCTATCAGAGAAGGTTTCTCATTTTTCAATCCAAGTAATCATGttaatacaggggcgcctgggtggctcagtcgttaagcgtctgcctttggctcaggtcatgatcccagggtcctgggatcgagccccgcatcgggctccctgcttctccctctcccacttcccctgcttgtgttctctctctcactgtgtctctctctgtcaaataaataaataaaatcttaaaaaaaatcatgttaataCATGTCCTATGACAATCATCTTGCTtctgaattttaagaaatatagaTAGATAAGACATAGAACCTTCCTCTCCAAGACAAATGATATAAAGATTTTCACTATTTCTCACTAATgctctttttactttattctcaTGGATCTCTCCTTCACATATGATGTAATTTTTGACAACAGAGGatggattttaaaacattaaaaaatatttagagttttCCTTTCCCTCACACACTGCAGGTTTTGCACTCCAAGCCAAGCATCAGCAGTAAGATTGGGGCTGGATGAGAGTACACCTTTCTTTTGTATCCTGGGGGAAGGgagcttggggaggggaggtgggaagcaaAGCTGACAGGACTCCTCAGTCTCAGCAGCTTTAGGCAAGTACATATGGAAATTGAAGGTCTGGGGAAAAATCAATCACTTCAATCCATTCGCGCCTGTGTGCCCCATCTAAAGTCTTTGTGGACCACCAGGACACAGATCTCCCTCACTTGGAGACCCCTGATGTTTCAGAAGATCATCTGGTCCCTGGGCACCTCCGCAGGAATTCTGTGGCTACCACCAAAGGGTCACTTTTGTGGGTCTCTCTGAATAGCTGGATATAGTTGGAACTTTGTGATGAGAATTATAGGAAGTAACTGGACAGATGTGCATAGGAGGGCTCCAGACAGTGGGGCATTTGCCTTGAGGAGGTTTACAAAAAGGGCCCCATGAGGCTCCCAGCAGTGCAGTGGGTATGTGTCCAGGAAAGGCTGGCTGACCAGCTGGTGAGCAGGTAAGAGGCTTCATGATGGCCTTTAGCACTTTAGAGATTACTTTAGAGTCAGACCTTCTGCCTTAGAGGCTCAAAACACCAGCGTGACAGCATGTGGAGAGTGAGTATATAATCCACATGACTAAGTTATAAAGTCTAGATGTCAATGTGCTGATTTACAAGGAGAAACCATTTGCATGAGGACTGACGTCAAAATCTATAGGCAGATCTACATGGAAAGCCCCAGATAGCATGTTTTTGGAATCCAGAAAATTATACCTTGCTGCTTGATAATGCCAAGAACTGCAAGAGGTCTAAGACTTGATGACAGTGGTGTAAAGTGTTCCCTTCTCAGGGACACCTGAGAGTGTACCAACCAGGTTGGCCTGGAGTTGCcgctaagggaaagaaagatgtaTCATGCCCAGAAATGATTAGGGTGGAATCCTGAATTTTCAAAATAGGTTCTATAGCTCCCCACCCTTATTGTCCTGATCATCACCCAGGAGGTGACCAAGAGGAGATGACCTTTTCTGGAGAAGGTTGCATTCATTAACCATACTAAGTTGTGTGGACTAGGAGGAAGTCAAGGAGATaaagtaaaaaatctttttgagttgattcttaaaaaattcttttgagtTGACTTTTGAAAGGTCTTCCCAATGTTCAACAAATCAGATGTCTGCAGATGGTGGGGAGTGTGGAATGTCCATTAAATACCTTGACTAGTGGCCCCAAGTGTGGCCTTTGTGTTGCCCTTCTCCCCAAGTCCTACAGAGGTGATGTGGACCAGAGGGATGTCACACATGTAGTGAGCTGCATTACAGCTCTGAGTTCAGGGAACTTACCTCTTTTATAGCAAGCAGTAAGAGAGTTTGTTCTTTGTTCTGAAGGGAGGCATTACTACGTTGTTCAAGGTTGCTTTCTGCAAAATCACCCTGGGAAATGGTCTGGATGAAGAGTTGTTAGACCCTTGCATTCTTGGCATACCCAGCAAGATGCATGGGAGTGCAAGACACTCATGGAAGAGTCTCTGAACAGATATGCCCTGGGCAGTGATCAGGTTGGTCACACTCATGTCAAtgaccaacatttaaaaaaaccaagcAAAGCTCATCAAAGAATTCCAATTAAAGAAGAGGATCtcctgaaataagaaaaattgcTCCCTTAACTCATTCTTCCTTTTTAGTATCATCTTCCTAGTGTTTTCAACCACAAAATAAGGCATGACTTTTTCTTTAGGATctatttcctaaaataataaaagctgtCTTTCATAGTCCTCTGAtgacttaatttccttttcctcttagATATTCTCCTGAAAGGAAACAGAACATGGTTATTATCTGTGAGCAACAAATTATCACCACAACATGCTATATTATATTTATTCCACAGACATTGGGAGTGACTACCACATGCTAGATACTGGAGATACATGGATGACTGGATAGTTAAGACCCAGTCCCTGCTCTCAAAGATATATCTATCtcctagaattattttttttaaagattttatttatttacttgacagagagaaacacagcgagagagggaacacaagcagggggagtgggagagggagaagcaggcttccgtggagcagggagcccgatgcggggctcgatcccaggaccctgggaccatgacctgagctgaaggcagacgcttaatgcctgagccacccaggcgccctcaaatcagggtcttaaaagaaattaagaggggcgcctgggtggttcaggcgttgagtgtctgccttcagctcaggtcatgatcccagggtcctgggagcgagccccgcatcgggctccctgctcagcgggaagcctgcttctccctctcccactccccctgcttgtgttccctctctctctctctctctgtcaaataaataaaatctttaaaaagtgaaaaaagaaaaaaagaaagaatgaaattaagaGGCAGGATGTGAGACTTGGCCATGATACCAGCCAGGAATGGAGGCTTTGCAATGGGACAGAACAAAGCTGACCCTCTCAGAAACAGAGACTAGAGAAGCATATTCTAGCAATATTCCTCTCCCTGGAGTCCATTTTCACTGTGGCTCAGTTGCACTCCCTTGTTCCAGTGAATCTAAAAGTAACCCCAGTATCCTTTTAATAAATTCCTCTCTTCTGCCCTAGGCGGTTTGTACTGGCTCTCAGTTACTGGCAGTCAGAAGGTCTGATTACCATAAGGAACAAAGACAGGCATGGGGAGACAAACTTACCCAGCTTCTCTGTGGCTTCCACACAAACACTAGGATACATGCCTTCAGTGTAAGTTGCCACCAGAAGATACAGATGGGTCTTCACAACAACCACACCAGTGTTTTCCTGGATAAGAGTAAAACAAGAATGTCCTTCTTTTGGTTCTAGTCACAGGACTAGCAGTTACACTCCAGCCACAATTTGTGCCATTTCTTTACTTCCATACACGCATATCTAGTTCTGGACTCTTCACTCTTTTCCACTAATTTAGTTGTCTTTGCTCAAAAAATTTCAGACTTGTAATAACAGCATGTGTAGTCTGAAAAAGTTCCCCAGCTGATTGTAATATACCCCTATCCCATTGAGAATGACTGATttaataggggcatctgggtggctcctggatgactcagtccatgaagtgtctgccttcagctcagctcatgatcccagagtcctgggattgagccctgtgtcaggcttcctgctcagtgggagtccagcaggagtctgcttctccttctcctccctgctcatgctctctctcactagctctgtctctcgctctctctcaaataaataaataaaatcttttttaaaaatgagaaggtaATACATTTTGGAATTGGACAGCTTTGGGCTTGAATCCCAGAACCTTCATTTTCTGCTGCATGGCTAAGGAAGAGTTATTTAACCTTGTGaactctcagtttcctcaatccAGTAAAATGAGGCTACTTACTTTATAAGGCAGATGAAGTGTGCTTAACCCATAAGATAAGGCATCCAGTAAATCTGAATTTCATCTCCTTATTTCCTTATAAGCAACAGAGAGCCAAGAGAGGTTTTaagcaaaagaatttttttttttttaaaggaggaggGTGTAGAGTATGGAATAGTTAAAAGAGGTACTTCAGGTAAGTTGCAGTTGATAGATTCTGGAATGAATGTTTCTCAACTAGGttctctgtactttcttttaCATATGTCTTCTTAGCATTAGACTGCTGTCTCAGATATTGCTACTGTAGTAATGGGCTTAGATCGTTTTATAAATGGGATCAGAAGGGACACGGCAAATTgtaataaaattcttttcttaagGTTTTTTACCTAGCTGTCTTCAAATCTTGCACACTCACATTCTTAGCATAAAGAGAATAGTCATCTGCCCGGATACATTTGTAGTCCTTTTCCTTGAAATACAATCCTTCTCTTCTGGTTTGCAAAGGGTTCTTGGCGAATCCATTCACAAGTGTTCGGACATCACCAGGCATTATCTGCAGAAGTTAAATAGAGTAGGAGTGGGCAAACTATGGCAGGCTGGCCAAATTTGGCCCACTGTCTGTTTTTGTAGTCCTGCAAGCTAAGaatagcttttacatttttaagtcattgggaaaaaataatagaataagatTTTGTGATATGTAAAAATTgcatgaaattcacatttcagtgttCGTACATAAAGATTTGTTGGAACATAGTCACATCCATtcttttatgtattgtctatgccCGTTTTCCCACTAAAACTGCATAGTAGCTGTGTAGTTGTGACAGAGGCCATATAGCCCAGaaacctaaaatacttactatggctctttacagagaaagtttgtTAAAATGCTTATGCCCAAGCTTGCTTTTCCTTACACTAAATCCTGGTGATGCTACACACAAGCTTCGTTCTTGGAGTTTGATGAGGGCTGCACTGTCCACATGCTTTGTTCCCAGGAGGGTATCTAACAGTAAGTTCTGCAAATGGCTCATGCTCCCTCAGCTCTGAAAAGAACTACAGTTGAAACGATTCACTCTGGCTAGCTTCAAAAAGGCCCGCGAATACAAATCTCCCTAAGACACTTGGGACAGTTTTCAGCGCGCGCACTTTGGAAGGAGTGAAAatgaagagtgaaaatggtggtccATCATCTAATACCCACCAATACTCAAAGAGGAAAATAGAATCATAGAAAATCACAGTTCACATAGCAGGTTATTGCATTTGGAAAATCACTGCTCACAACTTTCAGGTTATACCAATGGTtcgcatcagaatcacctgagattATAAACTAAAACCCA comes from the Zalophus californianus isolate mZalCal1 chromosome 8, mZalCal1.pri.v2, whole genome shotgun sequence genome and includes:
- the PFN4 gene encoding profilin-4, yielding MSHLQNLLLDTLLGTKHVDSAALIKLQERSLCVASPGFSIMPGDVRTLVNGFAKNPLQTRREGLYFKEKDYKCIRADDYSLYAKNENTGVVVVKTHLYLLVATYTEGMYPSVCVEATEKLGEYLRGKGN